A single Xiphias gladius isolate SHS-SW01 ecotype Sanya breed wild chromosome 18, ASM1685928v1, whole genome shotgun sequence DNA region contains:
- the apex2 gene encoding DNA-(apurinic or apyrimidinic site) lyase 2 isoform X3 codes for MCQDKVQTVTVINVYCPRADPEKPERKQFKLQFYKLLQCRAEAILKDGSHVIVLGDVNTSHRPIDHCDPSDIDGFDENPGRKWLNVFLHSGKLEEDRNDEEPDEESEVASTDPIYGGKFVDTFRYFHPTRKNAFTCWSTLTGARQTNYGTRIDYIIADCQLAKEQFVAADIMPEVEGSDHCPVWGRLSCPLLPSSKPPPLCTRYLPEFAGKQQKLSRFLVKVDQRSVQAEQRGALPGSQEEEERRENLNPFGAGNVSGKKRVLTSDSVVPKGKKTKTVKTSSKPQGSLLSFFKPKLTNVGPPTEAPVGQCEKPPDLDEMSPTQNSLKVSSVTDKVPEHTAPLFDGSKQMCTSGTTEKYDKQMKAKHSTAQSTVGRSNANKGASFVFWKSVLHGPPPPPSCKVHGEPCVLRTVKKEGPNMGKQFFVCARPQGHASNPEARCSFFAWVDKGK; via the exons AT GTGTCAGGACAAAGTGCAAACTGTTACTGTAATCAATGTATACTGTCCACGGGCTGACCCCGAAAAGCCAGAGCGAAAACAGTTCAAACTGCAGTTCTACAAATTGCTTCAGTGTCGGGCTGAAGCTATACTGAAAGATGGCAG ccatGTGATTGTTTTAGGAGATGTAAATACATCTCACCGGCCAATAGACCACTGCGACCCCAGTGATATT GATGGTTTCGATGAAAACCCTGGAAGAAAAtggctgaatgtttttttgcacagtgGCAAACTAGAAGAGGACAGGAATGATGAGGAACCCGATGAAGAATCTGAGGTAGCTTCAACAGATCCCATCTACGGTGGAAAATTTGTGGATACCTTTCGCTATTTCCACCCAACTCGAAAAAATGCCTTCACATGCTGGTCCACTCTCACTGGAGCACGGCAGACCAACTATGGCACACGCATTGACTATATAATCGCTGATTGCCAGCTAGCCAAGGAGCAGTTTGTGGCGGCAGACATCATGCCAGAGGTGGAGGGGTCAGACCACTGTCCTGTATGGGGGCGACTGAGCTGCCCTCTCCTGCCCAGCTCTAAGCCTCCTCCCCTTTGCACTCGCTACCTGCCGGAGTTTGCTGGCAAGCAGCAGAAACTCTCCCGCTTCCTTGTTAAAGTGGACCAAAGATCAGTTCAGGCTGAGCAGAGGGGTGCATTACCTGGATctcaagaggaggaggaaaggagggagaatTTAAACCCATTCGGTGCTGGAAACGTCTCTGGTAAAAAACGGGTATTAACATCGGATTCTGTTGTCCCAAAAgggaagaagacaaagacagtAAAGACTTCTTCAAAGCCACAAGGCagcctcctttcctttttcaaacCTAAACTCACAAATGTTGGTCCTCCCACTGAAGCCCCTGTCGGGCAGTGTGAAAAACCACCCGACCTGGATGAAATGTCCCCAACACAAAACTCTCTAAAAGTGTCGTCAGTTACAGACAAGGTACCTGAACATACAGCGCCTTTATTTGATGGTTCCAAACAGATGTGTACCAGTGGCACCACAGAGAAATATGACAAACAGATGAAGGCAAAACATTCGACCGCACAGTCCACTGTGGGACGCTCAAATGCCAACAAAGGGGCATCATTTGTCTTTTGGAAGTCAGTGCTTCATGGACCGCCTCCACCACCCTCCTGTAAGGTCCACGGGGAACCCTGCGTGCTGCGTACTGTAAAAAAAGAGGGGCCAAACATGGGCAAACAGTTCTTTGTTTGTGCCCGTCCTCAGGGACATGCCTCCAACCCTGAGGCTCGATGCAGTTTCTTTGCATGGGTTGACAAGGGGAAGTGA
- the zgc:162200 gene encoding protein bicaudal D homolog 2 isoform X1 encodes MLEADADPAGVAVEGEGEAEMRSGDLKAEVVRLTLELQEATEEKLQAARYGLVVLEESAALKMKHRQLEEEHESLKVELQQLKEAFADSVSSQKRAAADGECREESLLQETATKEAAMATRIEEVQAELKQARLALSNAHAEIDRLGVFSVQLKKECECLEAEKGHLRDEMKEYKVRELRQLQDNGELEEENISLQKQVSVLKENQVEFESIKLELTQKNEEQEELRAQLDEAARLREIAEMQLDEALEALKEEREQKNSLRRELSSLTLNPFDTVGNLELHLEQLDDSQEEGQGGEGVGEGEGEEQDSGYNNGPGSAPSSAHPPHLGGSKSNGLIHRCSTPRNSDVFLRAPASGLVSDLLSELHFSDSQKLKQQLLQAEREKSSLAGKVEELQMQLVMSKQALSQQEDKVGSLTQQLEAVQSSQQNSQETEDRGDDETEIGDGGNGVFDYEVDTKSKEVLEARMRSASEELLKLRDELSQAGARYNTLEQRYKQEKDRWRAEAQELADKIRQCIKSSKQDQERISELEKEIGATRKVAIDSEGHLSVAQEELLAFSEELSNLYHHICVCNNLTPKRVTLDYYRDGARASGGASSARRSHHVYPQHNTQKKPRANDMFISKAAALQFMGEVDSAGASGDSPNCPGSPTLDFRDPSNVRNLVAVIRCQIKHLRVAVDLCRQRGAMPYSGLSASVESERDAESLLEEVLKLKSLLSTKREQIATLRTVLKANKQTAELALSNLKTKYETEKSMVSETMMKLRNELKALKEDAATFSSLRVMFASRCDQYVTQLDEMHRQLAAAEDEKKTLNSLLRMAIQQKLALTQRLEDLEAPLTTHSLNSSPRRSRAKELATKSGRAPRSPRSSPARPPLRSSPRASPVLGSSVPAMATHHLRALTRSLHTSPR; translated from the exons ATGCTGGAGGCAGATGCAGACCCAGCAGGTGTAGCAGTGGAAGGTGAAGGGgaggcagagatgaggagcggaGACTTGAAGGCTGAGGTGGTACGGCTGACTCTGGAGCTCCAGGAGGCCACAGAGGAGAAGCTACAGGCAGCCCGCTATGGcctggtggtgctggaggaaagTGCTGCTCTCAAGATGAAACACAGGCAGCTGGAAGAGGAGCATGAATCCCTCAAAGTGGAGCTACAGCAGCTCAAAGAG GCATTTGCAGATTCTGTGAGCAGCCAGAAGCGTGCAGCTGCTGATGGAGAGTGCCGGGAAGAGAGCCTGCTGCAGGAGACTGCCACTAAGGAGGCTGCCATGGCAACCCGCATAGAGGAAGTCCAAGCAGAACTCAAGCAAGCACGCCTTGCTCTGAGCAATGCCCACGCAGAGATCGATAGATTGGGGGTGTTCTCCGTCCAGCTAAAGAAG GAGTGTGAATGTCTGGAGGCAGAGAAGGGCCATCTGAGGGATGAGATGAAGGAATATAAAGTACGTGAGCTACGCCAGTTGCAGGACAATGGCGAGCTTGAAGAAGAAAACATATCTCTGCAAAAACAGGTGTCTGTGCTCAAGGAAAACCAG GTTGAGTTTGAATCGATAAAGCTGGAACTGACCCAGAAGaatgaggagcaggaggagctACGAGCTCAGCTGGACGAGGCAGCAAGGCTGAGGGAGATAGCAGAGATGCAGCTGGATGAGGCCCTGGAAGCcctgaaggaggagagggagcagaaGAACAGTCTGCGGCGAGAGCTCTCTTCCCTGACCCTTAACCCCTTTGATACTGTGGGGAACCTGGAGCTCCACTTGGAGCAGCTGGATGACAGCCAGGAGGAGGGCCAGGGGGGAGAGGGAGTAGGTGAGGGTGAGGGAGAGGAACAGGACAGCGGCTATAATAATGGTCCTGGGTCTGCTCCCAGTTCTGCTCACCCTCCTCACTTAGGGGGCTCCAAAAGTAATGGCCTCATCCACCGCTGTTCTACTCCACGTAACAGTGACGTATTCCTGCGTGCTCCAGCTTCTGGGCTGGTGTCGGACCTACTGAGTGAGCTACACTTTTCAGACAGTCAGAAACTGAAACAGCAGCTCCTGCAG GCAGAACGAGAGAAGTCCAGTCTGGCTGGCAAAGTTGAGGAACTGCAGATGCAACTGGTAATGTCCAAACAGGCACTAAGTCAGCAAGAGGACAAGGTTGGCTCTCTCACCCAACAGCTGGAGGCTGTGCAGAGCAGCCAGCAAAACAGTCAGGAGACTGAGGACAGGGGAGATGATGAGACAGAGATTGGAGATGGTGGCAATGGCGTCTTTGATTACGAGGTCGACACCAAGAGCAAGGAGGTGCTGGAGGCGCGCATGCGTTCGGCCAGCGAAGAGCTTCTGAAGCTGCGAGATGAACTTTCACAGGCAGGAGCTCGTTATAACACTCTGGAGCAGCGATACAAGCAGGAGAAGGATCGCTGGAGGGCAGAGGCCCAGGAGCTGGCTGATAAGATCCGTCAATGCATCAAGTCCAGTAAACAGGACCAGGAGCGCATCAGTGAGCTGGAGAAGGAGATTGGAGCCACACGGAAAGTGGCAATTGATTCTGAAGGACATTTGAGTGTTGCCCAGGAAGAGTTGCTGGCCTTCTCTGAGGAGCTGTCCAACCTCTATCAccacatctgtgtgtgcaaCAACCTGACACCCAAACGGGTCACCCTGGACTATTACCGCGATGGCGCCAGGGCAAGTGGTGGAGCAAGTAGTGCAAGAAGATCACACCATGTCTATCCCCAGCACAACACCCAGAAGAAGCCTCGAGCCAATGACATGTTCATCTCAAAAGCTGCAGCATTGCAGTTTATGGGGGAGGTGGACAGTGCAGGAGCCAGTGGAGACTCTCCTAACTGCCCTGGGTCCCCCACCCTGGATTTCAGGGACCCTTCCAACGTTCGCAACTTGGTAGCAGTCATCCGTTGCCAGATCAAACACCTCCGG GTGGCAGTGGACCTCTGTCGTCAGAGGGGTGCAATGCCTTACTCAGGGCTCAGTGCCAGTGTAGAGTCAGAGCGGGATGCTGAGAGCCTCTTGGAGGAAGTACTAAAACTCAAGTCCCTTCTCAGCACCAAGAGGGAACAGATTGCTACCCTCAGGACTGTCCTCAAGGCTAACAAACAG ACTGCAGAGTTGGCCCTGTCCAATTTGAAAACCAAGTATGAGACAGAGAAGAGCATGGTGTCAGAGACAATGATGAAACTGCGGAACGAGCTCAAAGCCCTAAAGGAGGATGCAGCCACCTTCTCTTCACTCCGAGTCATGTTTGCCAGTCG GTGTGACCAGTATGTCACCCAGCTGGATGAGATGCATAGGCAGCTGGCAGCAGCTGAGGATGAGAAGAAGACACTGAATTCTCTGCTGCGTATGGCCATCCAGCAGAAACTGGCTCTTACTCAGCGTTTGGAGGATCTGGAGGCCCCTCTGACTACCCACAGCTTGAACAGCAGCCCTCGTCGCTCCCGGGCCAAAGAACTGGCAACAAAGTCAGGCAGGGCTCCCCGGAGCCCCCGAAGCAGTCCTGCACGCCCACCGCTGAGGAGCAGTCCACGGGCAAGCCCAGTTCTCGGCAGCAGCGTTCCTGCCATGGCCACGCACCACCTGCGAGCTTTAACGCGAAGCCTCCACACAAGCCCT CGCTGA
- the zgc:162200 gene encoding protein bicaudal D homolog 2 isoform X2, with translation MLEADADPAGVAVEGEGEAEMRSGDLKAEVVRLTLELQEATEEKLQAARYGLVVLEESAALKMKHRQLEEEHESLKVELQQLKEAFADSVSSQKRAAADGECREESLLQETATKEAAMATRIEEVQAELKQARLALSNAHAEIDRLGVFSVQLKKECECLEAEKGHLRDEMKEYKVRELRQLQDNGELEEENISLQKQVSVLKENQVEFESIKLELTQKNEEQEELRAQLDEAARLREIAEMQLDEALEALKEEREQKNSLRRELSSLTLNPFDTVGNLELHLEQLDDSQEEGQGGEGVGEGEGEEQDSGYNNGPGSAPSSAHPPHLGGSKSNGLIHRCSTPRNSDVFLRAPASGLVSDLLSELHFSDSQKLKQQLLQAEREKSSLAGKVEELQMQLVMSKQALSQQEDKVGSLTQQLEAVQSSQQNSQETEDRGDDETEIGDGGNGVFDYEVDTKSKEVLEARMRSASEELLKLRDELSQAGARYNTLEQRYKQEKDRWRAEAQELADKIRQCIKSSKQDQERISELEKEIGATRKVAIDSEGHLSVAQEELLAFSEELSNLYHHICVCNNLTPKRVTLDYYRDGARASGGASSARRSHHVYPQHNTQKKPRANDMFISKAAALQFMGEVDSAGASGDSPNCPGSPTLDFRDPSNVRNLVAVIRCQIKHLRVAVDLCRQRGAMPYSGLSASVESERDAESLLEEVLKLKSLLSTKREQIATLRTVLKANKQTAELALSNLKTKYETEKSMVSETMMKLRNELKALKEDAATFSSLRVMFASRAETLLPLLQTPSSP, from the exons ATGCTGGAGGCAGATGCAGACCCAGCAGGTGTAGCAGTGGAAGGTGAAGGGgaggcagagatgaggagcggaGACTTGAAGGCTGAGGTGGTACGGCTGACTCTGGAGCTCCAGGAGGCCACAGAGGAGAAGCTACAGGCAGCCCGCTATGGcctggtggtgctggaggaaagTGCTGCTCTCAAGATGAAACACAGGCAGCTGGAAGAGGAGCATGAATCCCTCAAAGTGGAGCTACAGCAGCTCAAAGAG GCATTTGCAGATTCTGTGAGCAGCCAGAAGCGTGCAGCTGCTGATGGAGAGTGCCGGGAAGAGAGCCTGCTGCAGGAGACTGCCACTAAGGAGGCTGCCATGGCAACCCGCATAGAGGAAGTCCAAGCAGAACTCAAGCAAGCACGCCTTGCTCTGAGCAATGCCCACGCAGAGATCGATAGATTGGGGGTGTTCTCCGTCCAGCTAAAGAAG GAGTGTGAATGTCTGGAGGCAGAGAAGGGCCATCTGAGGGATGAGATGAAGGAATATAAAGTACGTGAGCTACGCCAGTTGCAGGACAATGGCGAGCTTGAAGAAGAAAACATATCTCTGCAAAAACAGGTGTCTGTGCTCAAGGAAAACCAG GTTGAGTTTGAATCGATAAAGCTGGAACTGACCCAGAAGaatgaggagcaggaggagctACGAGCTCAGCTGGACGAGGCAGCAAGGCTGAGGGAGATAGCAGAGATGCAGCTGGATGAGGCCCTGGAAGCcctgaaggaggagagggagcagaaGAACAGTCTGCGGCGAGAGCTCTCTTCCCTGACCCTTAACCCCTTTGATACTGTGGGGAACCTGGAGCTCCACTTGGAGCAGCTGGATGACAGCCAGGAGGAGGGCCAGGGGGGAGAGGGAGTAGGTGAGGGTGAGGGAGAGGAACAGGACAGCGGCTATAATAATGGTCCTGGGTCTGCTCCCAGTTCTGCTCACCCTCCTCACTTAGGGGGCTCCAAAAGTAATGGCCTCATCCACCGCTGTTCTACTCCACGTAACAGTGACGTATTCCTGCGTGCTCCAGCTTCTGGGCTGGTGTCGGACCTACTGAGTGAGCTACACTTTTCAGACAGTCAGAAACTGAAACAGCAGCTCCTGCAG GCAGAACGAGAGAAGTCCAGTCTGGCTGGCAAAGTTGAGGAACTGCAGATGCAACTGGTAATGTCCAAACAGGCACTAAGTCAGCAAGAGGACAAGGTTGGCTCTCTCACCCAACAGCTGGAGGCTGTGCAGAGCAGCCAGCAAAACAGTCAGGAGACTGAGGACAGGGGAGATGATGAGACAGAGATTGGAGATGGTGGCAATGGCGTCTTTGATTACGAGGTCGACACCAAGAGCAAGGAGGTGCTGGAGGCGCGCATGCGTTCGGCCAGCGAAGAGCTTCTGAAGCTGCGAGATGAACTTTCACAGGCAGGAGCTCGTTATAACACTCTGGAGCAGCGATACAAGCAGGAGAAGGATCGCTGGAGGGCAGAGGCCCAGGAGCTGGCTGATAAGATCCGTCAATGCATCAAGTCCAGTAAACAGGACCAGGAGCGCATCAGTGAGCTGGAGAAGGAGATTGGAGCCACACGGAAAGTGGCAATTGATTCTGAAGGACATTTGAGTGTTGCCCAGGAAGAGTTGCTGGCCTTCTCTGAGGAGCTGTCCAACCTCTATCAccacatctgtgtgtgcaaCAACCTGACACCCAAACGGGTCACCCTGGACTATTACCGCGATGGCGCCAGGGCAAGTGGTGGAGCAAGTAGTGCAAGAAGATCACACCATGTCTATCCCCAGCACAACACCCAGAAGAAGCCTCGAGCCAATGACATGTTCATCTCAAAAGCTGCAGCATTGCAGTTTATGGGGGAGGTGGACAGTGCAGGAGCCAGTGGAGACTCTCCTAACTGCCCTGGGTCCCCCACCCTGGATTTCAGGGACCCTTCCAACGTTCGCAACTTGGTAGCAGTCATCCGTTGCCAGATCAAACACCTCCGG GTGGCAGTGGACCTCTGTCGTCAGAGGGGTGCAATGCCTTACTCAGGGCTCAGTGCCAGTGTAGAGTCAGAGCGGGATGCTGAGAGCCTCTTGGAGGAAGTACTAAAACTCAAGTCCCTTCTCAGCACCAAGAGGGAACAGATTGCTACCCTCAGGACTGTCCTCAAGGCTAACAAACAG ACTGCAGAGTTGGCCCTGTCCAATTTGAAAACCAAGTATGAGACAGAGAAGAGCATGGTGTCAGAGACAATGATGAAACTGCGGAACGAGCTCAAAGCCCTAAAGGAGGATGCAGCCACCTTCTCTTCACTCCGAGTCATGTTTGCCAGTCG CGCTGAAACCCTCCTTCCATTACTCCAAACCCCCTCTTCTCCATAA
- the apex2 gene encoding DNA-(apurinic or apyrimidinic site) lyase 2 isoform X1 produces MKIVTWNINGIRTFRGGIKKALDSLDADIICIQETKVTRDLLDERTAIVDGYNSYFSYSRGRSGYSGVATYCKDSATPFAAEEGLTGLLTNHEGAVGCYGDPTEFSSEELQLLDNEGRAIITQHRIMCQDKVQTVTVINVYCPRADPEKPERKQFKLQFYKLLQCRAEAILKDGSHVIVLGDVNTSHRPIDHCDPSDIDGFDENPGRKWLNVFLHSGKLEEDRNDEEPDEESEVASTDPIYGGKFVDTFRYFHPTRKNAFTCWSTLTGARQTNYGTRIDYIIADCQLAKEQFVAADIMPEVEGSDHCPVWGRLSCPLLPSSKPPPLCTRYLPEFAGKQQKLSRFLVKVDQRSVQAEQRGALPGSQEEEERRENLNPFGAGNVSGKKRVLTSDSVVPKGKKTKTVKTSSKPQGSLLSFFKPKLTNVGPPTEAPVGQCEKPPDLDEMSPTQNSLKVSSVTDKVPEHTAPLFDGSKQMCTSGTTEKYDKQMKAKHSTAQSTVGRSNANKGASFVFWKSVLHGPPPPPSCKVHGEPCVLRTVKKEGPNMGKQFFVCARPQGHASNPEARCSFFAWVDKGK; encoded by the exons ATGAAGATCGTTACCTGGAACATAAATGGCATAAGGACTTTCAGAGGCGGCATTAAAAAGGCTCTTGATTCACTAGACGCAGATATTATCTGCATTCAGGAGACAAAAGTGACAA GAGACCTGCTTGATGAGAGAACTGCAATTGTTGACGGCTACAACTCCTATTTCAGTTACAGTCGAGGACGCAGCGGCTATTCAG GGGTCGCCACTTACTGTAAGGACAGTGCCACGCCTTTTGCTGCTGAGGAGGGTCTCACAGGTCTGCTGACCAACCACGAGGGGGCTGTTGGATGCTACGGTGATCCCACCGAGTTTTCAAGTGAGGAGCTACAGCTTTTGGACAATGAAGGACGAGCCATCATCACGCAGCACAGAATAAT GTGTCAGGACAAAGTGCAAACTGTTACTGTAATCAATGTATACTGTCCACGGGCTGACCCCGAAAAGCCAGAGCGAAAACAGTTCAAACTGCAGTTCTACAAATTGCTTCAGTGTCGGGCTGAAGCTATACTGAAAGATGGCAG ccatGTGATTGTTTTAGGAGATGTAAATACATCTCACCGGCCAATAGACCACTGCGACCCCAGTGATATT GATGGTTTCGATGAAAACCCTGGAAGAAAAtggctgaatgtttttttgcacagtgGCAAACTAGAAGAGGACAGGAATGATGAGGAACCCGATGAAGAATCTGAGGTAGCTTCAACAGATCCCATCTACGGTGGAAAATTTGTGGATACCTTTCGCTATTTCCACCCAACTCGAAAAAATGCCTTCACATGCTGGTCCACTCTCACTGGAGCACGGCAGACCAACTATGGCACACGCATTGACTATATAATCGCTGATTGCCAGCTAGCCAAGGAGCAGTTTGTGGCGGCAGACATCATGCCAGAGGTGGAGGGGTCAGACCACTGTCCTGTATGGGGGCGACTGAGCTGCCCTCTCCTGCCCAGCTCTAAGCCTCCTCCCCTTTGCACTCGCTACCTGCCGGAGTTTGCTGGCAAGCAGCAGAAACTCTCCCGCTTCCTTGTTAAAGTGGACCAAAGATCAGTTCAGGCTGAGCAGAGGGGTGCATTACCTGGATctcaagaggaggaggaaaggagggagaatTTAAACCCATTCGGTGCTGGAAACGTCTCTGGTAAAAAACGGGTATTAACATCGGATTCTGTTGTCCCAAAAgggaagaagacaaagacagtAAAGACTTCTTCAAAGCCACAAGGCagcctcctttcctttttcaaacCTAAACTCACAAATGTTGGTCCTCCCACTGAAGCCCCTGTCGGGCAGTGTGAAAAACCACCCGACCTGGATGAAATGTCCCCAACACAAAACTCTCTAAAAGTGTCGTCAGTTACAGACAAGGTACCTGAACATACAGCGCCTTTATTTGATGGTTCCAAACAGATGTGTACCAGTGGCACCACAGAGAAATATGACAAACAGATGAAGGCAAAACATTCGACCGCACAGTCCACTGTGGGACGCTCAAATGCCAACAAAGGGGCATCATTTGTCTTTTGGAAGTCAGTGCTTCATGGACCGCCTCCACCACCCTCCTGTAAGGTCCACGGGGAACCCTGCGTGCTGCGTACTGTAAAAAAAGAGGGGCCAAACATGGGCAAACAGTTCTTTGTTTGTGCCCGTCCTCAGGGACATGCCTCCAACCCTGAGGCTCGATGCAGTTTCTTTGCATGGGTTGACAAGGGGAAGTGA
- the apex2 gene encoding DNA-(apurinic or apyrimidinic site) lyase 2 isoform X2, which produces MTPQCYSQRRGDLLDERTAIVDGYNSYFSYSRGRSGYSGVATYCKDSATPFAAEEGLTGLLTNHEGAVGCYGDPTEFSSEELQLLDNEGRAIITQHRIMCQDKVQTVTVINVYCPRADPEKPERKQFKLQFYKLLQCRAEAILKDGSHVIVLGDVNTSHRPIDHCDPSDIDGFDENPGRKWLNVFLHSGKLEEDRNDEEPDEESEVASTDPIYGGKFVDTFRYFHPTRKNAFTCWSTLTGARQTNYGTRIDYIIADCQLAKEQFVAADIMPEVEGSDHCPVWGRLSCPLLPSSKPPPLCTRYLPEFAGKQQKLSRFLVKVDQRSVQAEQRGALPGSQEEEERRENLNPFGAGNVSGKKRVLTSDSVVPKGKKTKTVKTSSKPQGSLLSFFKPKLTNVGPPTEAPVGQCEKPPDLDEMSPTQNSLKVSSVTDKVPEHTAPLFDGSKQMCTSGTTEKYDKQMKAKHSTAQSTVGRSNANKGASFVFWKSVLHGPPPPPSCKVHGEPCVLRTVKKEGPNMGKQFFVCARPQGHASNPEARCSFFAWVDKGK; this is translated from the exons ATGACACCACAATGCTACTCGCAACGCCGAG GAGACCTGCTTGATGAGAGAACTGCAATTGTTGACGGCTACAACTCCTATTTCAGTTACAGTCGAGGACGCAGCGGCTATTCAG GGGTCGCCACTTACTGTAAGGACAGTGCCACGCCTTTTGCTGCTGAGGAGGGTCTCACAGGTCTGCTGACCAACCACGAGGGGGCTGTTGGATGCTACGGTGATCCCACCGAGTTTTCAAGTGAGGAGCTACAGCTTTTGGACAATGAAGGACGAGCCATCATCACGCAGCACAGAATAAT GTGTCAGGACAAAGTGCAAACTGTTACTGTAATCAATGTATACTGTCCACGGGCTGACCCCGAAAAGCCAGAGCGAAAACAGTTCAAACTGCAGTTCTACAAATTGCTTCAGTGTCGGGCTGAAGCTATACTGAAAGATGGCAG ccatGTGATTGTTTTAGGAGATGTAAATACATCTCACCGGCCAATAGACCACTGCGACCCCAGTGATATT GATGGTTTCGATGAAAACCCTGGAAGAAAAtggctgaatgtttttttgcacagtgGCAAACTAGAAGAGGACAGGAATGATGAGGAACCCGATGAAGAATCTGAGGTAGCTTCAACAGATCCCATCTACGGTGGAAAATTTGTGGATACCTTTCGCTATTTCCACCCAACTCGAAAAAATGCCTTCACATGCTGGTCCACTCTCACTGGAGCACGGCAGACCAACTATGGCACACGCATTGACTATATAATCGCTGATTGCCAGCTAGCCAAGGAGCAGTTTGTGGCGGCAGACATCATGCCAGAGGTGGAGGGGTCAGACCACTGTCCTGTATGGGGGCGACTGAGCTGCCCTCTCCTGCCCAGCTCTAAGCCTCCTCCCCTTTGCACTCGCTACCTGCCGGAGTTTGCTGGCAAGCAGCAGAAACTCTCCCGCTTCCTTGTTAAAGTGGACCAAAGATCAGTTCAGGCTGAGCAGAGGGGTGCATTACCTGGATctcaagaggaggaggaaaggagggagaatTTAAACCCATTCGGTGCTGGAAACGTCTCTGGTAAAAAACGGGTATTAACATCGGATTCTGTTGTCCCAAAAgggaagaagacaaagacagtAAAGACTTCTTCAAAGCCACAAGGCagcctcctttcctttttcaaacCTAAACTCACAAATGTTGGTCCTCCCACTGAAGCCCCTGTCGGGCAGTGTGAAAAACCACCCGACCTGGATGAAATGTCCCCAACACAAAACTCTCTAAAAGTGTCGTCAGTTACAGACAAGGTACCTGAACATACAGCGCCTTTATTTGATGGTTCCAAACAGATGTGTACCAGTGGCACCACAGAGAAATATGACAAACAGATGAAGGCAAAACATTCGACCGCACAGTCCACTGTGGGACGCTCAAATGCCAACAAAGGGGCATCATTTGTCTTTTGGAAGTCAGTGCTTCATGGACCGCCTCCACCACCCTCCTGTAAGGTCCACGGGGAACCCTGCGTGCTGCGTACTGTAAAAAAAGAGGGGCCAAACATGGGCAAACAGTTCTTTGTTTGTGCCCGTCCTCAGGGACATGCCTCCAACCCTGAGGCTCGATGCAGTTTCTTTGCATGGGTTGACAAGGGGAAGTGA